Proteins encoded in a region of the Gigantopelta aegis isolate Gae_Host chromosome 13, Gae_host_genome, whole genome shotgun sequence genome:
- the LOC121387786 gene encoding innexin unc-9-like: MIGLLGGLASWSRLRGTSDDDWCDRLNHLWTVVLLAMFTLFVSSAQYVGDPIHCWCPATFTGAYVAYAKHVCWISNTYYVPMDDTIPLDLRERQDKEISYYQWVPIIFLFMAFMFKCPNIIWRLFCNGAGLNMDKITTMAEGTQLGSGDDREKTIFHIAKYMDRWLMAHRQYNYNVFVRMRQRISGVFCFFLGKRDGTYLTGFYLFVKLLFVVNVIGQFFLLNSFLSMDYSVYGFEIIRKLSQEEPWRESPRFPRVTLCDFDIRQLQNLQRWTVQCVLPINLFNEKIFIFLWFWLFFVATLTCMNYLSWLYHVLIGLNRARYVKKYLKLGDEIRSSGDSKLCRKFADEYLRNDGVFVLRVIAKNSSDLVLRDLVVHLWKIFRDDPKSTLRPIPEMNHRDMNHHGDEIKEGLA, translated from the exons AT GATTGGCTTGTTGGGCGGCTTGGCGTCGTGGTCGCGCCTGCGCGGCACGAGCGACGACGACTGGTGCGACCGACTCAACCACCTATGGACGGTCGTGCTGCTGGCGATGTTCACGCTGTTCGTCAGCAGCGCGCAGTACGTGGGCGACCCCATCCACTGCTGGTGTCCCGCCACCTTCACCGGCGCCTACGTGGCCTACGCCAAGCACGTGTGCTGGATCTCCAACACGTACTACGTGCCCATGGACGACACGATTCCGCTGGACCTGAGGGAGAGGCAGGACAAGGAGATTTCCTACTACCAGTGGGTACCCATCATCTTCCTGTTCATGGCCTTCATGTTCAAGTGCCCGAACATCATCTGGCGGCTGTTCTGCAACGGCGCCGGGCTCAACATGGACAAGATCACGACGATGGCCGAAGGAACGCAGCTCGGCTCCGGAGACGACCGGGAAAAGACGATCTTCCACATCGCCAAGTACATGGACCGCTGGCTCATGGCGCACCGGCAGTACAACTATAACGTTTTTGTGCGCATGCGCCAGCGGATATCCGGCGTCTTCTGCTTCTTCCTGGGCAAGCGGGACGGGACCTACCTGACGGGTTTTTACCTGTTCGTCAAGCTTCTCTTCGTCGTCAACGTGATCGGCCAGTTCTTTCTGCTCAATTCGTTTCTGTCTATGGATTACTCAGTGTACGGTTTCGAGATCATCAGAAAACTGTCGCAGGAGGAGCCGTGGCGAGAGAGTCCCCGCTTCCCGAGAGTGACGCTCTGCGATTTCGACATCAGGCAGCTCCAGAATCTGCAGAGATGGACCGTGCAGTGCGTGTTGCCCATAAACCTGTTCAACGAAAAGATTTTCATTTTCCTCTGGTTCTGGCTCTTCTTCGTAGCGACTCTGACCTGCATGAATTATCTCTCCTGGCTCTACCACGTACTCATCGGTCTGAACAGGGCGAGATACGTCAAGAAGTACCTGAAACTTGGCGACGAGATCCGAAGCAGTGGCGACTCAAAGTTGTGTCGGAAATTCGCAGACGAGTATCTTCGAAACGACGGCGTCTTCGTGCTGCGGGTTATCGCAAAGAACTCGTCGGATCTCGTGCTCCGAGATTTGGTCGTTCATCTGTGGAAAATATTCCGGGATGACCCGAAAAGCACACTTCGGCCAATTCCGGAAATGAATCACCGCGATATGAATCACCATGGAGACGAAATTAAAGAGGGATTGGCGTAA